The nucleotide window TATCGCCTGCACGCGATCATTCAAAATATGCTCATCCCCGCCACTCAATATGTTGTTCATTGCTTTACCCCAACTTTTCACTTTTATGCCTATCAAATGCAGGCTGTTTATTAAGTCTGACAGTCTATACGCCCTACTCTACTCCCAGTAACCTACTCAACATTGTCCACAAATTTCAAATTATCAGTAAATCCAAATTTTGATAACCGCGCTTCGCGAAATGCTACATAGCTAGACCTGTCCCAGAGATTTCCATCTACTCTCTCACTTCATTTTATTTCACTGCAAACTTAGTTAAGCTCTGTGGCCAAAGGATAATATATTCACTTTTCGCAACTTCACGATATGCCACTCGGACATCAGTCCAATAAACTCCATCGCCAAGAATGGATTTTATTTCGCTGAAGGTCTTTTTGGTATTATCAGTTCGAATAAAAATATTAATCTCTTCTGCACCAATATCGTGGCCATCAACTTCATTTCCTTCCGATAATTTCTCAATTAAGCGATCTTCAATCATAATCAAATCATCAAAGTCTTCTATTAAGAAAGAATGAAAATAACTACGCCAGTCTGACTCAAAAATATTACCAATTTATAAATTATCATCAGGCATATGTTCCATTCGCCAGACTCAATTGTCATTTGATTTTTATCTAACGCACATCAATACGGATATCATTAATCGTCTCTTATTTACCATTTATTTATTAAAAAATGGGAACATGGTTGCACCAGTAAAACTATTACCTTAGCATCACACTCAATCATGATGCCTATCCGTGCACTTATTCTGTTGCTGCTTATTATTCAACCCTATGCCGTCCACACGGCTTGGGCGGATATTTACAGCTATACAGACGAAAACGGCGGTTTGCATTTCAGCAACATTCCCGATGATCCACGTTATCGATCTGTATTAAAAACGCCCCCAAACGAGGCTGCCCCTGCATCATTTGCTTCGCACATTCAACCCATAAAACAGCAGCGTTATGCGCCACTGGTGGCGAGTGCAGCAAAAGCCTATCAGCTAGAGCCCGCTTTGTTACATGCCGTAATCTCTG belongs to Sulfuriferula thiophila and includes:
- a CDS encoding ABC transporter, encoding MIEDRLIEKLSEGNEVDGHDIGAEEINIFIRTDNTKKTFSEIKSILGDGVYWTDVRVAYREVAKSEYIILWPQSLTKFAVK